GATTGAACGTGTGCGAACACTTCATTACATAATCTAAACTGGGTAACACCAAACCCTTCTCCGTTAACTGAGTAGCTTCCTGCTCATATAAATTAAATAGTGTCAGCAGCAACTCAGGGTTTGACGCTTCAAAGTTGTATGTACACTGCTCAATCTCTCCCTGGAGGTAAACATCACCATAAGTAATGTTGTCCGTCCAATGAATCTTAGTAATTGCCTCTACTTGCTGGAGATACATTGTCAGCCGCTCTAAACCATAAGTAATCTCAATAGACACCGGACGGCAATCAATTCCTCCACACTGTTGGAAGTAGGTAAATTGAGTAATTTCCATCCCATCTAACCATACTTCCCACCCAGTGCCCCAAGCTCCCACTGTTGCATCTTCCCAGTTATCTTCTACAAACCGAATATCATGGTCTTCAGGACGAACACCTAAAGCCCTTAAGGAATCAAGATAAATCTCCTGGATATTATCTGGTGACGGCTTAATCAAAACTTGGTACTGATAATAGTGTTGGAAGCGGTTAGGATTTTCGCCATACCGTCCATCCGTCGGGCGGCGACAGGGTTCAACATAAGCAACAGCCCAAGGTTCCGGCCCTAATGCTCTTAAAAATGTCAGGGGATTCTTAGTACCTGCTCCCTTCTCAATATCGTAAGGCTGGGCAATAAGACAACCGCGATCGCCCCAGAATTGATGCAACAAAGCTATAACCGACTGAAAATTCACGCTTCCCCTATCCTTACTTGGCACAGTGCATAAACCATTGTTGCCTACAACCCGTCACTGTGGGGAGTTTCAGGGGGACAAAAAACTCGTCCAAAGAAATTTGGAAAAATAGTTGACATGAGGAGTTGTGTTCGGTATATTGAATAAGTGCCTGAAGCGGAGCGTTGAAAAGCGCCGCTTTGTGGGATACCGAACCTTGAAAACATTATAGTTTGAAAGCAATTATACAGCAAGTGTGTTGCGTCAAGAAAATAAAGATAACTAAGCTGAAGTTAAAAAAGAGCAGCTATTGAGCTTACAAACGCTTCAAAACGGAGAGTTTGATCCTGGCTCAGGATGAACGCTGGCGGTATGCTTAACACATGCAAGTCGAACGGTGCTTTCGGGCACAGTGGCGGACGGGTGAGTAACGCGTGAGAATCTGGCTCTAGGTCTGGGACAACCACTGGAAACGGTGGCTAATACCGGATGTGCCTTAATTGGTGAAAGGTTAACTGCCTAGAGATGAGCTCGCGTCTGATTAGCTAGTTGGAAGTGTAATGGACTCCCAAGGCGACGATCAGTAGCTGGTCTGAGAGGACGATCAGCCACACTGGGACTGAGACACGGCCCAGACTCCTACGGGAGGCAGCAGTGGGGAATTTTCCGCAATGGGCGA
This genomic interval from Nostoc sp. KVJ3 contains the following:
- the glyQ gene encoding glycine--tRNA ligase subunit alpha; this translates as MNFQSVIALLHQFWGDRGCLIAQPYDIEKGAGTKNPLTFLRALGPEPWAVAYVEPCRRPTDGRYGENPNRFQHYYQYQVLIKPSPDNIQEIYLDSLRALGVRPEDHDIRFVEDNWEDATVGAWGTGWEVWLDGMEITQFTYFQQCGGIDCRPVSIEITYGLERLTMYLQQVEAITKIHWTDNITYGDVYLQGEIEQCTYNFEASNPELLLTLFNLYEQEATQLTEKGLVLPSLDYVMKCSHTFNLLDARGVISVTERTRYIARIRHLARKVAHLYVEQREKLGFPLLKDLKPVISG